Within Pseudomonas tructae, the genomic segment GCATGGCATCGATGACCCGGTCGATGGCGTAAATGGCCTCAACGGCGGACACCGCAGCCGTGTCTTCCTGTTTGCGCTCGACCTGCAGGGCCAGCACCAGCAGGCCGCAGGCCACGGGTGCCAGGCCAATCAGAAGGGTAATCAGGAGTTCGAGCAGACTGCGGCCGGCAAGACGGGGTGGAGCCATGTTTGCACCTCTATGCTGAACGGGAAGCCGACCTTCCTGGTCGGCTCGTTCCTGTCAGCATAAGGAGTGCAGTCTGCGGCGGCTGTAGGCCGGGTTTACCGCAGTTGAAGTACCCGTCGGCAATCCAGGTAAGTGCTTCAGCGCTTTTTCAGCGCTTCCACCACCAGTTCAGCCACTGCGCCACCGGATGCCGGGTTCTGGCCGGTGATCAGCCGGCCTTCTTTCTGGTCGGCGATGGCGTAGGCCTGCCAGGGATCTTCAGCCTTGCTGTACAGCCCGCCACGGGCGCTGAGCTCGTTTTCGGTGAGGTAGGGAACCACCTTGTCCAGTTCCGCCAGTTGCTCTTCAATGTTGGAAAAACCGGTGACTTCGCGATCCTTGACCAGCAAAGTGTTGTCACTGAGCTTGATATTGAGCAGGCCCACCGCACCATGACACACCGAGGCGACTACGCCGCCAGCTTCGAAGATGCGTCGTGCCAGGTCCTGCAACTGGCTGTTTTCGGGAAAGTCCCAGATCACGCCATGGCCACCGGCATAGTAGATGGCACTGTAATCCTGGGCCTTGACCTGACCGGGGCTCAGCGTGGTACCCAAGCGGTTCATGAAGGTTTTGTCGTTGTACCATTTCCAATCAACATCAGCGGCCATGCTCAGGCTGTGTGGGTCGATCGGCACGTATCCACCCGCCGGGCTGAGATAGTCGACCTTGAAGCCTGCCTGCTCGACCTTGTCGACAAAATGCACTGCCTCACCCAGCCAAAGGCCGGTGGCGCGCTTGAGCGTCGGGTATTTGGCCGTGTTGGTCAGCACCACCAGTATTTTCTTGCTCATTGCAATGCTCCCTATACTGGAACGGACCCGGACTGCCCAGGCCGCAGAGGAGAAACCAGTTCAGCATAGTAGCGGTGGCCGTGGATGCCATTCCCCGCTAGCGATGTGCTAGCCTGCCCGGCAAGCGTATCAACATTGCAACAGGAGTCGACAAACGGATGAGCACTTCGAACCAACCCGTTGATCAGTTCATGCAGGCGGCCATCGACGAGGCGCAAAAGGGCCGTGACGAGGGAGGTATACCGATTGGCTCGGTGCTGGTCCACGACGGCAAGATCATCGGCCGCGGCCACAATCGTCGTGTACAACAGGGTAGTGCGATCCTGCACGGTGAAATGGACGCGCTGGAGAACGCCGGACGCCAACCGGCCCGTGTCTATGCCCAGGCAACCCTGTACACCACCTTGTCGCCTTGTCCGATGTGCAGCGGCGCGATCTTGTTGTACGGCATCAAACAGGTGATTGTCGGCGAGAACCAGACGTTCATGGGCGAGGAAGACTTGCTAACGGCCCGAGGTGTCGAGGTGCACGTGCTGCAAAATGATGTTTGCGTGCAGATGATGAGCGATTTCATTGAAGAGCAGCCAACGCTCTGGAACGAAGACATCGGCGTTTAGGTCCGACTGTCAGACTCCCCGCAACCACCGAGCTCGCCCATGCCAGGATCGATGAGTGTAAAGGTTCGCAACCATGACTGGGGCAGCACGGCCCTTGGGCCGTTGCACCTGTGGCCGGCGCCGTTGCGCATCGCGGTGGACATGTTGCTGGCCTCGAGGTTCCCCGGCTGCCTGGTTTGGGGCCCACAGATGGTGACCATCTACAACGATGCCTTCAAGCCCATTCTCGGCGCCAAGCCCGAGGCGCTGGGCCGGGGCTTCGACGAAGTCTGGAGCGAGGCCTGGGACAGTATCGGTGCCCTGGTCTTTCGCACCCTTGGCGGGGAGGCGATCTTCATCGAGAACTTTCCGCTGCTGATCAACCGCAACGGCAGCATGGAGCAAACCTATTTCACCTTCTGCTACAGCCCGATCCGTGATGAGCGGGGGGCGGTGGCCGGCTTTCTCGACACGGTGATCGAAACCACCGCCAGCGTCGAGGCCGAACAGCAGTGGCGGCATCTGGCCGATAGCTTCGAGCGCCAGGTGCACGAACATACCGCCGATCGCAACCAGTTCTGGCATATGTCCAGCAATATCATGC encodes:
- a CDS encoding type 1 glutamine amidotransferase domain-containing protein, which translates into the protein MSKKILVVLTNTAKYPTLKRATGLWLGEAVHFVDKVEQAGFKVDYLSPAGGYVPIDPHSLSMAADVDWKWYNDKTFMNRLGTTLSPGQVKAQDYSAIYYAGGHGVIWDFPENSQLQDLARRIFEAGGVVASVCHGAVGLLNIKLSDNTLLVKDREVTGFSNIEEQLAELDKVVPYLTENELSARGGLYSKAEDPWQAYAIADQKEGRLITGQNPASGGAVAELVVEALKKR
- a CDS encoding nucleoside deaminase, coding for MSTSNQPVDQFMQAAIDEAQKGRDEGGIPIGSVLVHDGKIIGRGHNRRVQQGSAILHGEMDALENAGRQPARVYAQATLYTTLSPCPMCSGAILLYGIKQVIVGENQTFMGEEDLLTARGVEVHVLQNDVCVQMMSDFIEEQPTLWNEDIGV